In Cetobacterium somerae ATCC BAA-474, one DNA window encodes the following:
- a CDS encoding helix-turn-helix domain-containing protein, translating into MVRINKKYSKNFKIKVVRKYLEGNTSLTEIAKEFQIASKTQVYEWVKKYKEKGEEAFKFEMRGNSSSKIFSEEYSFDSLEEEIEFLRMENDYLRKLSEILKKKLREKNKIIIANNIS; encoded by the coding sequence ATGGTAAGAATAAATAAGAAATATTCAAAAAATTTTAAAATAAAAGTTGTAAGAAAATATTTAGAAGGAAATACGTCTTTAACTGAAATAGCTAAAGAGTTTCAAATTGCTTCAAAAACTCAAGTTTACGAGTGGGTAAAAAAGTATAAGGAAAAAGGGGAAGAAGCTTTTAAGTTTGAAATGAGGGGAAATTCAAGCTCAAAAATATTCAGTGAAGAGTATTCTTTTGATAGTTTAGAAGAAGAAATAGAGTTTTTAAGAATGGAAAATGATTACTTAAGAAAATTATCAGAAATATTAAAGAAAAAATTAAGAGAAAAGAATAAAATTATAATAGCTAATAATATATCGTAG
- a CDS encoding EAL domain-containing protein, which produces MKNIKKIVSNEISEEELEKILTIVFQPVYSLEKNKIVSYEVLSRFASKNISTIEIIEQLETMDKIHLLDFLVLKKVEKYLKKSDIKLAINVSFKTILRNEFINRLHLLKGSKNLMIELVERGNFDYEDFNTTISLLYKLGIRVVMDDFPIGSSNVENLIKTQIQDVKIDRNLLRNISQEKEKKMYKGIVNLLKNRESIITAEGVETFEELEFLKKISVDLVQGYFIGKPISEEEFSKLYI; this is translated from the coding sequence ATGAAAAATATAAAAAAAATAGTATCTAATGAAATTTCTGAAGAAGAGCTAGAAAAAATATTAACTATAGTTTTTCAACCGGTTTATTCATTAGAAAAAAATAAAATAGTAAGCTACGAAGTTTTATCTAGATTTGCTTCAAAAAATATATCCACTATAGAAATAATAGAGCAATTGGAAACAATGGATAAGATACACCTTTTAGATTTTTTAGTATTAAAAAAAGTAGAAAAGTATTTAAAAAAATCCGATATAAAATTAGCTATAAATGTGTCTTTTAAAACAATACTAAGAAATGAGTTTATAAATAGATTACATTTATTGAAAGGTAGTAAAAATTTGATGATTGAATTGGTTGAAAGAGGAAATTTTGATTATGAAGATTTTAATACGACAATTTCATTACTTTATAAATTAGGGATTAGAGTAGTAATGGATGATTTTCCAATTGGAAGCTCTAACGTAGAAAATCTGATAAAAACACAAATACAAGATGTTAAAATTGACAGAAATTTATTAAGAAATATAAGTCAAGAAAAAGAAAAGAAGATGTATAAAGGGATTGTTAATTTGTTAAAAAATAGAGAAAGTATTATAACAGCTGAAGGAGTAGAAACTTTTGAAGAGTTAGAGTTTTTAAAAAAAATAAGCGTGGATTTAGTTCAAGGATACTTTATAGGAAAACCTATTTCTGAAGAAGAATTTTCCAAGCTTTATATTTGA